In the genome of Vicia villosa cultivar HV-30 ecotype Madison, WI linkage group LG7, Vvil1.0, whole genome shotgun sequence, one region contains:
- the LOC131616526 gene encoding DEAD-box ATP-dependent RNA helicase 31-like, translating to MNPAAQNAAANKNSGSSSRKRKNRDLKNGKPNGSSKKRFQTTNNEVVEEVNLNKNGVDNGGSGSIVATDSYLSDSRFDKCSVSPLSLKGIKDAGYEKMTLVQEATLPVILKGKDVLAKAKTGTGKTVAFLLPSIELVVKSPPTDRGQKRTPILILVICPTRELACQAAAEATKLLKYHPTIGAQVVIGGTNLSSEQKHMQSNPCQILVATPGRLRDHIDNTAGFASRLMGVKALVLDEADHLLDMGFRKDIEKIIAAVPKQRQTLMFSATVPDSVHQVCKIALRKDFEFISTVKEGTEETHSKVNQKYLVAPLDKHFSLLYAILKEHIADDADYKVLVFCTTAMVTRLVSDLLGRLNLKVREIHSRKPQSYRTRISDEFRRSKGLILVTSDVSARGVDYPDVTLVVQVGLPTDKQQYIHRLGRTGRKGKEGQGILLLAPWEEFFLDSAKDLPIGKAPVPSVDPDTKKKVERAISNVEMENKEKAYQAWLGYYNSNKKVGKDKKKLVELANEFSRCMGLDTPPAISHLILRKMGLGNVPGLRSK from the exons ATGAACCCTGCTGCCCAGAACGCGGCGGCCAACAAAAACAGCGGCTCCAGTTCACGGAAGAGAAAAAACCGTGACCTGAAAAACGGTAAACctaatggaagttcaaaaaaaaggTTTCAAACTACCAACAATGAGGTCGTAGAAGAAGTAAATTTGAACAAAAACGGTGTTGATAACGGTGGTTCTGGAAGCATAGTGGCAACTGATTCTTATTTAAGTGATTCCAG ATTCGATAAATGTTCGGTTTCGCCGTTGTCGCTGAAAGGAATTAAGGATGCTGGATATGAGAAAATGACTCTTGTTCAGGAAGCAACACTTCCAGTTATTCTGAAAG GTAAGGATGTCTTGGCTAAAGCTAAAACAGGCACGGGAAAAACAGTAGCCTTTTTG CTTCCATCGATTGAACTTGTTGTGAAGTCTCCGCCAACTGATCGTGGTCAAAAGCGGACACCGATTCTTATTCTTGTCATCTGCCCAACTCGAGAGCTTGCTTGTCAAGCTGCTGCAGAAGCAACTAAACTTCTTAAGTATCATCCTACCATCGGTGCTCAAGTTGTGATTGGAGGAACAAATCTTAGTTCAGAACAGAAACATATGCAATCAAATCCTTGCCAG ATCCTTGTTGCTACTCCTGGAAGGCTTAGAGATCACATTGATAATACTGCCGGTTTTGCATCTAGGCTTATGGGGGTGAAGGCCTTGGTGCTCGATGAAGCCGATCATTTACTAGACATGGGGTTTCGCAAAGATATTGAGAAAATAATTGCTGCAGTCCCTAAACAACGACAAACACTTATGTTTTCTGCAACCGTTCCGGACTCG GTGCATCAAGTCTGTAAGATTGCATTGAGAAAGGATTTTGAATTTATTTCTACAGTTAAGGAGGGTACTGAGGAGACGCATTCAAAG GTTAACCAAAAGTATTTAGTTGCCCCACTAGACAAGCATTTCTCTTTACTCTATGCTATTCTGAAGGAGCACATTGCTGATGATGCTGACTATAAG GTTCTTGTTTTCTGCACAACTGCTATGGTCACAAGACTTGTTTCAGATCTCCTTGGGAGGTTGAACTTGAAAGTGAGAGAaatccattcaagaaagcctCAGAGTTATAGAACCAGAATTTCTGATGAATTCCGCAGATCAAAGGGTCTCATCCTTGTTACTTCGGATGTATCCGCACGTGGAGTTGATTATCCAGATGTTACTCTTGTCGTACAG GTTGGGCTACCGactgataaacaacaatacatacatcGACTAGGTAGAACAGGGCGAAAAGGAAAAGAAGGGCAGGGCATACTGCTACTAGCTCCTTGGGAAGAATTCTTTTTAGATTCCGCAAAAGATTTGCCTATTGGGAAAGCTCCAGTACCTTCAGTTGATCCTGACACTAAGAAAAAG GTGGAAAGGGCTATATCGAATGTGGAGATGGAGAATAAAGAAAAAGCATATCAAGCATGGCTTGGTTACTACAATTCCAACAAGAAAGTTGGGAAAGATAAGAAGAAGTTAGTGGAGCTTGCAAATGAATTCAGTAGATGCATGGGGCTTGATACCCCTCCAGCTATCTCTCATCTTATCCTTCGTAAGATGGGTCTTGGAAATGTCCCTGGTTTACGTTCCAAATAG